From a single Nicotiana tomentosiformis chromosome 2, ASM39032v3, whole genome shotgun sequence genomic region:
- the LOC104112959 gene encoding ethylene-responsive transcription factor ERN1-like, with protein sequence MVRKRKAEGLAKTHESHDDQGNTAAWNEMVKEADGAATQSGAQRARKRYVGVRQRPSGRWVAEIKDTIQKIRVWLGTFDTAEEAARAYDEAACLLRGANTRTNFWPCSLSNSSSSSTSALPPKITNILLTRLKERNNSLAAAGDDDSSKSCSVPEIGRQQQNQQEKFGENVADFSDSLYTEYLNYPDDHITDNNTIANVTSWGDFIQPVNNFQSSNEEIIEVGDEEEEIGEAINTDVLEDMESIDFNFLDEIGSCYYSPFEIAEELSTETMEHGMVYGEETSAVSEAMRRMNYERKFSASLYAFNGITECLKLKMKSARATQWETSEQLSTLRNAYKKNQEEKEKNEKCNVEEAVPFSLTENAYESELSIWSSIDLPPICFVT encoded by the coding sequence ATGGTTAGGAAGAGAAAAGCTGAAGGATTAGCGAAAACTCATGAATCTCATGATGATCAAGGGAATACAGCAGCCTGGAACGAGATGGTAAAGGAAGCAGATGGTGCAGCCACACAAAGCGGAGCTCAGCGAGCCCGAAAGAGATATGTAGGGGTTAGACAAAGGCCATCAGGAAGATGGGTTGCTGAAATAAAAGACACTATACAGAAAATAAGAGTGTGGCTTGGAACTTTTGACACTGCTGAGGAAGCAGCACGAGCGTACGATGAAGCTGCTTGCTTGCTCCGTGGAGCCAATACTCGCACAAATTTCTGGCCTTGTTCTTTAtctaattcttcttcttcttccacttCAGCTTTGCCTCCCAAAATCACTAATATTCTTCTTACCAGGCTCAAAGAAAGAAATAATTCCTTAGCTGCTGCTGGTGATGATGACTCGTCCAAATCTTGTTCCGTGCCTGAAATTGGTCGCCAGCAGCAGAATCAGCAAGAAAAATTCGGAGAAAATGTAGCTGATTTTTCAGATTCACTATACACTGAATATCTTAATTACCCTGATGATCACATAACTGATAACAACACGATCGCTAATGTTACTAGCTGGGGTGATTTTATTCAGCCTGTCAATAACTTTCAAAGCTCGAACGAAGAGATTATTGAAGTGGGAGACGAAGAAGAGGAGATAGGAGAGGCAATTAATACTGATGTATTAGAAGATATGGAGTCAATTGACTTCAACTTTCTTGATGAAATTGGATCGTGTTACTATTCGCCATTTGAGATAGCTGAAGAGCTATCAACAGAGACAATGGAACATGGGATGGTTTATGGGGAAGAAACATCAGCGGTAAGTGAGGCAATGAGGAGGATGAATTACGAGAGGAAGTTTTCGGCTTCCCTTTATGCATTTAATGGGATTACAGAATGTTTGAAGTTGAAGATGAAATCTGCTCGAGCAACGCAATGGGAAACGTCTGAGCAATTATCCACACTCCGAAATGCATACAAAAAGAACCAGGAGGAGAAGGAGAAAAATGAAAAATGCAATGTTGAAGAAGCAGTGCCATTTTCGTTGACGGAGAATGCTTATGAGAGTGAATTGTCCATATGGAGCTCTATTGATCTCCCACCAATTTGCTTTGTTACTTGA